DNA sequence from the Arthrobacter jinronghuae genome:
ACCGCGGCACCGGGAATACCGGAGTGACGGACTTCCGGAACCCCGGGGAGGTTCGCAGCCTCGCGCCAGGGCTGCCTGACCGTCTCGCGGCAGCCTCCCTGCGCATAGCGGTCATCGGCGACGTGATGCTGGATGGCTGGTGGTCCGGGGTCACCGAACGGTTCTGCCGGGAGGCGCCGGCACCCGTGGTGGATGTGCAGCGGAAGGACTACGCACCCGGCGGTGCGGCAAACACCGCCATGAACCTGCAGGCCCTCGGTGCACGGGTGCGGCTTGGCGGACTGACCGGCACCGACGCCGCCGGGGACCGGCTGCGCAGCATTCTGGCCGAGGCGGGCGTGGACCTGCGCGGGCTGGTGCAGCACCCCGATGCCGCGACCGCCACGAAGGACCGGATTGTCGCCGCGGAACAGGTACTGTTCCGGCTCGACGACGGCGGGCGGTTCCCGGCCGAGGCAGCAGAACTGCTGGCGGCCTCCGTGCCTGCATTGCTGGCGGACGCCGATGCATTGGTGGTCTGCGACTACGGCACCGGGCTGCTGCACGGCGCCGTCCGAGACGCCCTGGTGGCACTGCGCGGCGGTCGCCTCACCGTCGTGGATGCCCACGACGCCGCGGGCTGGGCCGCTCTGGCGCCCGACCTGGTCACACCGAATGCCGCCGAAGCCGCGCAACTGCTGGGCGGGACAAAGCCGCTCGGGCCGGACCGTGCCGCAGCGGTTCGCACCTATGCACCGGACCTGCTGGCCGCCGCCGGTGCGGCAGCGGCAGCTGTCACCCTGGACCGCGACGGCGCGGCCGTGATCGGCGCCGACGGCGGGTTCCACCGCACCTGGGCGCGTCCCGCTGCCGAAAAACAGGCGTCGGGAGCAGGTGACACCTTCGTTGCCTGCCTGACACTGGCTCGTGCCGCAGGGCTGCCGCTGTCCACCGCTGCGGACCTGGCGCAGAACGCCGCCGATATTGTTGTCCAGCGGCCCGGGACCTCCGTGTGCAGCACCGCCGACCTGGAAAAGCATCTGGACGGCTTTGCCGACACGGCGCTCAGCCAGGCGGATCTCCTGGCCCGGACCGCCGTCGAACGGGCTGCCGGGCGCAGGATTGTCCTGACCAACGGCTGCTTCGACGTCCTGCACCGCGGGCATACCCGGTACCTGAACCAGGCCAAGCAGCTCGGTGACATCCTGGTGGTCGCCCTGAACAGCGACGCGTCCGCCCGCCGGCTGAAAGGACCGGGCCGTCCCATCAATCCCGTCCATGACCGGGCCGGGATCATCGCAGCGCTCAGCTGCGTGGACTACGTGACCGTGTTCGAGACGGACACCCCGATTCCGCTCATCCGGGAACTGCGGCCGGATATTTACGCCAAGGGCGGGGACTACTCCGCGCAGATGCTGGCGGAGACCCCGGTGGTGGAGGAGTGCGGCGGCCGGGTGCTGATCCTGGACTACGTCTCCGACCACTCCACCACTGCCTTGGTGTCCCGGATCCGGTCGGGCGGCACCGCGAATGATGCCGGGGAGACCGGCGGGAACCCTGCGGGCAGCGGCGGCATTGCCGCAGGCGGGAACAATCCCGGGGACCCGCCGTGACGCGCCGCTGGTCCGGGGACTGGGCCGGCCCGCCCGGTTCGGGCAGCGCGGCGGAGGTGGACGTGCTGATTCCGACCCGCAACCGGCCGGCCGAACTCGCGGTCACCCTCGCGGGGCTGGCCGCGCAGGACGGGCCGGACTTCGCCGTCGTTATCAGCGACCAAAGTACCGATGTCCCGTCCTGGAACCATCCGGCCGCGGAAGCGATGGTCCGGGTCCTGGAGGCGCAGGGCCGTCCGGTCCGGCTCCTGAGGCACCTGCCGGCGCGGGGGCTGGCCGAACAGCGGCACTTCCTGCTGGGACAGTCCGGTGCTCCGCAGGTCCTGTTCCTGGACGACGACGTCTGGCTGGAACCGGACATGCTGGCCCGGCTGACGGCGGCCCTGGCGTCGTCCGGCGGCGGATTCGTGGGGGCGGCCGTGCAGGGACTGTCCTATCTCGCCGACCGGCGGCCTGAGGAACAGCAGCCGTTCGAGGTGTGGGAAAACGGACAGGTGCAGCCGGAACGGATTCGCCGCAGCCAGCCGGGCTTCTCGCGTTGGACCCTGCACAACGCGGCGAATCTGGCGCATGTGGCTTCCGGCCTCGGCATCCCGCCGGGAGAATGGCGGTTGTACCGGATCGCCTGGGTGGGGGCCTGCGTCCTCTATGACCGGCAGGCACTGCTTGAGTGCGGAGGCTTCGGATTCTGGGACCAGCTGCCGCCCGGGCACGCCGGGGAGGACGTTGCAGCCCAGTGGCGGGTGATGGAAAGGTTCGGCGGCGCCGGGATGGTTCCCTCCGGTGCAGTCCACCTGGAGTCACCGACCACGGTTACCGACCGGTCCGCTGACGCCGCCGAGCTCATCCTGGGCACCGCCGAGTACAACCCGTCCATCAGCAACCACAAAGGAGAACGCATGGCCGAGAAACCCAGCCCGATTGACGTGCAGAAAACCCTCGGAGGCCTGGACTATCCGGCCTCGAAGGAGGACATCGTGAAAAAGGCCGAGGGGGCGGGCGCCGAAGGCACCGTTCTGGAGGCGCTAAAGAACCTGCCGGAGCGCCAATACGACGCACCGACGGACATCAGCAAGGAGATTTTCGACTAGCCCGGCTGCTCAGGCGGTGGGATCCGTGGGCCGGGGAGACTCGTCGTCGTCCGTGTGAGCCGCGGGCGGGGTCGGCTTGCCGACGTTTCCCGCACCGCCCGGGATGTTCGCCGAGCTGCGGTGGATGCCCGAACCCTGGCTGAGGTGCTCGGGGTTCGGCTTCTCCGTCATCAGCAGCAGCGAGGAAACCAGCAGCGACGCGATAAACGCAATGCCGACGGCGATGAGCCCGAGGTCGAACCGCAGCTCCTGTTCCGCTCCCCCGGTGGCGAAGATCATGGTGGCAAGGCCCGCAATCAACGCCAGCACGGCAGAGAAAATCAGCGGTGCCTTTACGGAGTTCCGCCTCTGCGGTCCACCGGTTGAGCTGTTCGCCACGATCATTGCCTCCTGCTGCGTTGGGGTGGCGCGGATCGGTGCGTAAATGCACCGCGCGCGATACCTAGTTTACGGCCTATGCCTGCTCGTCCACGGCGGCGCGGGAATCATGCCGGGCGCCCAGCGCGGAAATGGCCACGATCACCGCAATGATGATCGCCGCGCCACCGGTCACGCCGAGCAGCGCCCGGACGCCCAGGTCGTAGACGAGCGGCACCAGGACGCCGGCCACGAGGGCGGCGGCACCAGTGATCAGCCAGTCACGGGCCGGCAGGAAGCCGGTGCGGTTCCGGACCCAGAGGGTGAGTTCCAGGATTCCCCCGAGAATGAGGGCCGCGGCGGCCGACACCCGGAATGCTTCGGCCGAGGCGAAGACCAGCGTGGCGGCACCGGCAAGAACATAGGCAGCGGCTTCAACGAGCAGGAAGGTCCGAACGTTGCCGTGTCCGCGGGCCGCGGTAAGCATGGGCCAGAGTGCGACGCCGGTGAGCAGCAGATACGTGCCGCCGGCAATCACCAGGACAGGCTCGGTGGGATCCTGCCAGAACACGGTCAGCACGCCGTAGACTGCTGCGACCATTGAACGGACCAGCATGGGTCCCCAAGGTGCTCCGGGATTGGATGCGCCCACTGCAGAGCCTCCGCTTTCACTTTTACGTCATATCGGTGGCCGGTTGGCCACCGTCAAGCTTAGTCGCTCCCTGCACCGGACACGGCACCGGTCACCATCCAGGCGTCCCGCCGGGTCCGCCAGGACAACGTGATTCCGCGTGCGCTCATATAGCCGAGGGCGAATGCCGCCCACAGCCACGCGATCCCTCCGGAACCGGACAGGTCCGCAGCGTGCACCCAGATCAGCAGGGGCAGATAGGCGGCCAGGTTCAGCACGCCGGTGAGGGCCAGGTATCTGGCATCCCCCGCCCCGATCAGCACTCCGTCCAGCACAAACACCAGCCCGCAGATCGGCTGGGACACCGCGAGGATCCACAGCCCGGCGGTCATGGCTTGCTGCACTCCGGCGTCGCCGGTGAAGAGCACGCCTGCCACCGGCGCCACCAGCGCCAGCAGCGCGCCGGTGATAACGCCGAAGCCCACACCCCACACAATCATCCGCCGGGTCAGTGCGCGGGCCGTCGCCGTATCTCCGGCACCCAGTTCCTTGCCGATCATTGCCTGCGCCGCGATGGCCAGCGCGTCCAGCGCGAACGCCAGGAAGGTAAACACGGTCATAACCAGCTGGTGGGCTGCGAGGGATTCCGGCCCCTGCGCGGTGGCTACCAGGACTGTGGCAAGCACCGCGGCACGCAGGCTCAGTGTCCGCAGCATCAGCCACGAGCCGACGTGGGCGGTGGCCCGGATCCCCGCGACCGCGGGACGCAGGGGTACACCGTGGGAGCGTGCCATCCGCGCCACCGCGATCAGGTAGAACACCGCCATGCCCCACTGCGCGATGCTGGTGCCCAGGGCAGACCCCGCCACAGACAGGGAGAACCCGTAGACGAGCAGGTAATTCAGTCCGATGTTCACGGCGAAGCCAGCCGTGGCGACCACCAGCGGGGTACGGGTGTCCTGCAGCCCGCGCAGTACCCCGGTGGCGGCCAGGACCACCAGCATCGCGGTCAGGCCCGGCATTGAAAAGCGCAGGTAGTCGACGGCGTAGCGGTGCACGTCACCGGTGGCACCCATGGCGCTGCACAGCTGTGGAGCGAACAGGTACCCCGCGGTCGAAAGCACCGCGCCCAACACGACGGCCAGGGCAATGCCGTCCCGTCCTGCCGCGAGCGCCTCAGGCTGCCGGTTGCCGCCGAGGTAGCGCGCCACCGTTCCGGTGGTGGAATAGGCCAGGAAAACCATCAGCCCGACGGCGGTCTGCAGCACCGTGGAGGCCAGGCCGACGCCGGCCAGCTGGGCCACGCCGAGGTGCCCGACGATCGCGGAATCCGCCAGCAGGAACAGGGGTTCGGCAATCAGCGCGCCCAGTGCCGGGAGGGCCAGGGCCAGGATCCGGCGGCTGAGCCGCCGGGAGGAAAGGTCCGCTTCGGTCTTCACACCTTCCAGCCTACGTTTTGCGCAGGCCCCGCATCGAAAGCGGGCGCTACTCCCCGCCGTCGTCGTTACTGCGTAGGACCAGGACGGCCACCAGTGCCGCAGCCAGCAGCAGCACCCCGACGAAGAGCACCAGGAACCGCCAGCCGCCCTGCTGGAAGTAGTAGCCGCCCACCCAGCCCAGCAGGCTGGACCCGGTGTAGTAGAAGAGGTTGTAGAGCGAGGATGCCTGCGCCCGTCCCTCCCGGGCGAGGAGCGGAGTCCAGCCGG
Encoded proteins:
- a CDS encoding MATE family efflux transporter codes for the protein MKTEADLSSRRLSRRILALALPALGALIAEPLFLLADSAIVGHLGVAQLAGVGLASTVLQTAVGLMVFLAYSTTGTVARYLGGNRQPEALAAGRDGIALAVVLGAVLSTAGYLFAPQLCSAMGATGDVHRYAVDYLRFSMPGLTAMLVVLAATGVLRGLQDTRTPLVVATAGFAVNIGLNYLLVYGFSLSVAGSALGTSIAQWGMAVFYLIAVARMARSHGVPLRPAVAGIRATAHVGSWLMLRTLSLRAAVLATVLVATAQGPESLAAHQLVMTVFTFLAFALDALAIAAQAMIGKELGAGDTATARALTRRMIVWGVGFGVITGALLALVAPVAGVLFTGDAGVQQAMTAGLWILAVSQPICGLVFVLDGVLIGAGDARYLALTGVLNLAAYLPLLIWVHAADLSGSGGIAWLWAAFALGYMSARGITLSWRTRRDAWMVTGAVSGAGSD
- the rfaE2 gene encoding D-glycero-beta-D-manno-heptose 1-phosphate adenylyltransferase; the encoded protein is MTDFRNPGEVRSLAPGLPDRLAAASLRIAVIGDVMLDGWWSGVTERFCREAPAPVVDVQRKDYAPGGAANTAMNLQALGARVRLGGLTGTDAAGDRLRSILAEAGVDLRGLVQHPDAATATKDRIVAAEQVLFRLDDGGRFPAEAAELLAASVPALLADADALVVCDYGTGLLHGAVRDALVALRGGRLTVVDAHDAAGWAALAPDLVTPNAAEAAQLLGGTKPLGPDRAAAVRTYAPDLLAAAGAAAAAVTLDRDGAAVIGADGGFHRTWARPAAEKQASGAGDTFVACLTLARAAGLPLSTAADLAQNAADIVVQRPGTSVCSTADLEKHLDGFADTALSQADLLARTAVERAAGRRIVLTNGCFDVLHRGHTRYLNQAKQLGDILVVALNSDASARRLKGPGRPINPVHDRAGIIAALSCVDYVTVFETDTPIPLIRELRPDIYAKGGDYSAQMLAETPVVEECGGRVLILDYVSDHSTTALVSRIRSGGTANDAGETGGNPAGSGGIAAGGNNPGDPP
- a CDS encoding DUF2795 domain-containing protein produces the protein MTRRWSGDWAGPPGSGSAAEVDVLIPTRNRPAELAVTLAGLAAQDGPDFAVVISDQSTDVPSWNHPAAEAMVRVLEAQGRPVRLLRHLPARGLAEQRHFLLGQSGAPQVLFLDDDVWLEPDMLARLTAALASSGGGFVGAAVQGLSYLADRRPEEQQPFEVWENGQVQPERIRRSQPGFSRWTLHNAANLAHVASGLGIPPGEWRLYRIAWVGACVLYDRQALLECGGFGFWDQLPPGHAGEDVAAQWRVMERFGGAGMVPSGAVHLESPTTVTDRSADAAELILGTAEYNPSISNHKGERMAEKPSPIDVQKTLGGLDYPASKEDIVKKAEGAGAEGTVLEALKNLPERQYDAPTDISKEIFD